One stretch of Pontiella desulfatans DNA includes these proteins:
- the dinB gene encoding DNA polymerase IV, translating to MNEPRKTFLHVDMDAFFASVEQRDHPELRGKPVVVGAPPDQRGVVAAASYEARKYGIHSAMPSRTAKQKCPHAIFVSHNMGNYKEASRQIMRIFESYTPIVQPLSIDEAFLDVTGARRLFGDGPTIAEKIRRDIREQTQLTASVGVAPNMFLAKIASDMDKPDGLTVVPFEQEAIEAFLAPLPIARMWGVGKVTQKKLLSLGLNTIGKLQQCDPKQLESAIGSRAANGFIRLAHGIDERGIVGEVDEKSISNEITFKEDIADRPTIEATYKRLMDKVGTRLRKAGFFATTVHLKIRWSDFSTITRQTRFPVPCSDDTSLREAGMQLLEEHLRHRPVRLIGFGVSGLTETEEPQTRQLNLFETPDTALQKKRSRLSQTTDSVREKYGKNSLKRASDLP from the coding sequence ATGAACGAGCCACGCAAAACCTTTCTGCATGTCGACATGGATGCCTTCTTCGCATCCGTCGAACAACGCGACCACCCGGAGCTGCGCGGCAAGCCGGTGGTGGTCGGAGCACCGCCCGACCAGCGCGGCGTGGTGGCCGCCGCCTCCTACGAGGCCCGCAAATACGGCATCCATTCGGCCATGCCCTCCCGCACCGCCAAGCAAAAGTGCCCGCACGCCATCTTTGTTTCCCACAACATGGGAAACTATAAGGAAGCCTCCCGCCAGATCATGCGGATCTTCGAATCCTACACCCCCATCGTCCAGCCCCTCTCCATCGACGAAGCCTTCCTCGACGTCACCGGCGCCCGGCGCCTCTTCGGTGACGGGCCAACCATCGCCGAAAAAATACGGCGCGATATCCGCGAACAGACGCAGCTCACCGCCTCCGTCGGCGTGGCCCCCAACATGTTCCTCGCAAAAATCGCGTCCGACATGGATAAGCCGGACGGGCTGACCGTTGTCCCGTTCGAACAGGAGGCCATCGAGGCGTTCCTGGCCCCCCTGCCCATTGCCCGCATGTGGGGAGTGGGCAAGGTTACCCAGAAAAAACTGCTCTCCCTCGGCCTCAACACCATCGGCAAACTCCAGCAATGCGACCCCAAACAACTCGAAAGCGCCATCGGCTCCCGAGCCGCCAATGGGTTCATCCGCCTGGCGCACGGCATCGATGAGCGCGGCATCGTGGGCGAAGTGGATGAAAAAAGCATTTCCAACGAAATCACCTTCAAGGAGGATATTGCCGACCGTCCAACCATCGAGGCCACCTATAAACGCCTCATGGACAAGGTTGGAACCCGCTTGCGCAAGGCCGGCTTTTTTGCCACCACCGTCCACCTGAAGATCCGATGGAGCGATTTTTCCACCATCACCCGCCAAACCCGCTTCCCCGTCCCCTGCTCCGACGACACCAGCCTGCGTGAAGCCGGCATGCAGCTGCTGGAGGAACATCTCCGCCACCGGCCCGTCCGGTTGATCGGGTTTGGCGTCAGCGGCCTCACGGAAACCGAGGAACCCCAAACCCGGCAGCTCAACCTTTTCGAAACCCCCGACACCGCCCTGCAAAAAAAGAGAAGCCGATTAAGCCAAACCACCGATTCCGTCCGGGAAAAATATGGAAAAAACAGCCTGAAACGGGCCTCCGACCTGCCTTAA
- a CDS encoding SDR family NAD(P)-dependent oxidoreductase, with the protein MNRKTVIITGANSGIGKAAAQRMAAEGHRIVLACRNPDRAEAAQREIGEDTIVGLVDLSRRASIHAFTDWAHRELGEIDVLINNAADFDLAHKEREMTADGFERIWFTNHLAPVLLADRLMDRLVASPQGRIINVSSMGLLFHPFLTVDLKDPMFNQRTFSVAKAYYQSKLAQLMYTLWLSRQLSGTMATANCIRVSNVRLDLDRFPDLPQWMKNLYAIKARFSITPEQMAETYAQAALNGDAGNQTGQHIGHPFKETGIPVYAKDPLCIEQVMQLTYKQLGIRPSISYEQPETG; encoded by the coding sequence ATGAACCGTAAAACCGTCATCATTACCGGCGCCAATTCGGGCATCGGCAAGGCCGCCGCCCAACGGATGGCCGCCGAAGGGCACCGCATTGTCCTGGCCTGCCGCAATCCCGACCGGGCCGAAGCCGCGCAACGGGAAATCGGCGAAGACACCATCGTGGGACTGGTTGACCTCTCCCGCCGGGCCAGCATCCATGCCTTCACCGACTGGGCGCACCGTGAACTGGGGGAAATCGATGTGCTCATCAACAATGCCGCCGATTTCGATCTCGCGCACAAGGAACGGGAAATGACGGCGGATGGCTTCGAACGGATCTGGTTCACCAACCATCTCGCCCCGGTGTTGCTGGCCGACCGCCTGATGGACAGGCTCGTGGCCAGCCCGCAGGGCCGGATAATCAATGTTTCCTCCATGGGATTGCTCTTTCATCCGTTCCTGACGGTCGATTTGAAGGATCCCATGTTCAACCAACGGACGTTCTCCGTGGCCAAGGCCTACTACCAATCCAAGCTCGCACAACTCATGTACACCCTTTGGCTCTCGCGGCAGCTTTCGGGAACCATGGCCACGGCCAACTGCATCCGCGTCAGCAATGTCCGGCTCGACCTCGACCGTTTCCCCGACCTGCCGCAATGGATGAAAAACCTATACGCCATCAAGGCGCGCTTTTCGATCACCCCGGAACAGATGGCCGAAACCTATGCCCAAGCCGCCCTGAACGGCGATGCGGGCAACCAGACCGGACAACACATCGGCCACCCCTTCAAGGAAACCGGCATCCCCGTCTACGCCAAAGACCCGCTCTGCATCGAGCAGGTCATGCAGCTCACCTACAAGCAACTCGGCATCAGGCCGTCCATCTCCTATGAGCAACCGGAGACCGGCTAG
- a CDS encoding GspE/PulE family protein, with amino-acid sequence MLTTNTRIHDLLEATGLLEERQLKNLLAEARENGTAICATILKGSELKEEKLLEKLAETMALPFQRLKEVEVENGVLEMLPTKAIFQYNVIPLAHEEGCLKVATSDPFIHGLVDALRLAAECRIRLVICPSEDISTAAKKFYGVGAETLDRMMQDGAIDLEDDDNLLKQDLSELDQEASVVKFVNQIIWEAYNDRATDIHIEPMEMDLRIRYRVDGVLHETPMPPQLKRFQSSVISRIKVMANMDIAEKRLPQDGRISVRIRGAEIDVRVSTMPTVYGESVSLRLLMRGGGLVTMADLGLNDHDSAILKKMITRPHGILLVTGPTGSGKSTSLYAWLHTINSVDKRIMSAEDPIEYEMAGVNQVQMRPEIGLTFANTLRTFLRQDPDVIMVGEIRDKETAEISIRAALTGHLVFSTIHTNDSASTITRLLDMGIEPFLVASSVEGIVAQRLVRGLCKACRQPVELDEAFLKEHNFPIERLANEGPIYEAVGCDECRGNGYKGRTGIFEILHVTDEIRPLVIAHASAAEIKNRALEHCNMKTLRDDGWDKVLAGTTTIDEILRVTEDDDYDEE; translated from the coding sequence ATGTTGACGACCAATACCAGAATCCACGACCTACTCGAAGCCACGGGCCTCCTTGAAGAGCGGCAGCTGAAAAACCTGCTGGCCGAAGCCCGCGAAAACGGAACCGCCATTTGCGCAACCATCTTGAAAGGCAGCGAGCTCAAGGAAGAAAAATTACTTGAAAAGCTGGCCGAAACCATGGCGTTGCCCTTCCAGCGGCTCAAGGAGGTCGAAGTGGAGAACGGGGTGCTTGAAATGCTGCCGACCAAGGCGATTTTCCAATACAACGTTATTCCGTTGGCCCACGAGGAGGGGTGCCTGAAGGTCGCAACGAGCGATCCCTTCATCCACGGTTTGGTGGATGCCCTCCGGCTCGCCGCCGAATGCCGCATACGGCTGGTGATCTGCCCGTCGGAGGATATTTCGACCGCCGCCAAGAAATTCTACGGAGTCGGCGCGGAAACCCTCGACCGCATGATGCAGGACGGCGCCATCGACCTGGAGGACGACGACAACCTGCTGAAGCAGGACTTGAGCGAACTCGACCAGGAAGCGTCCGTTGTTAAATTCGTCAACCAGATTATCTGGGAAGCCTATAACGACCGCGCCACCGACATTCACATCGAACCCATGGAAATGGACTTGCGCATCCGCTACCGCGTGGACGGCGTGTTGCACGAAACCCCGATGCCGCCCCAGCTCAAGCGGTTCCAGTCTTCCGTGATTTCCCGCATCAAGGTGATGGCCAACATGGATATCGCCGAGAAACGGTTGCCGCAGGATGGCCGCATCAGCGTCCGCATCCGCGGTGCCGAAATCGACGTGCGCGTATCCACCATGCCCACCGTCTACGGCGAGTCGGTCAGCCTGCGTCTGCTGATGCGTGGCGGCGGGCTGGTCACCATGGCGGATCTCGGCCTGAACGACCACGACAGCGCCATCCTCAAGAAAATGATCACCCGGCCGCACGGCATCCTGCTCGTAACCGGGCCGACCGGTTCAGGAAAATCCACCTCCCTCTACGCCTGGCTCCACACCATCAACTCGGTGGATAAGCGCATCATGTCCGCCGAAGACCCGATTGAATACGAAATGGCTGGCGTCAACCAGGTGCAGATGCGTCCGGAAATCGGGCTCACGTTTGCCAACACCCTTCGCACCTTCCTTCGCCAGGATCCCGATGTGATCATGGTGGGGGAAATCCGCGACAAGGAGACGGCGGAAATCTCGATCCGCGCGGCCCTGACCGGGCACTTGGTCTTCAGCACCATTCATACGAACGACTCGGCCAGTACCATCACCCGCTTGCTCGACATGGGCATCGAACCCTTCCTCGTGGCCTCTTCGGTCGAAGGCATTGTGGCCCAGCGCCTGGTTCGCGGGCTTTGCAAGGCCTGCCGCCAACCGGTCGAACTCGACGAAGCATTCCTGAAGGAACACAACTTCCCGATCGAGCGCCTGGCCAACGAAGGACCGATCTACGAAGCCGTCGGATGCGACGAATGCCGCGGCAACGGATACAAAGGCCGAACCGGAATCTTTGAAATCCTGCACGTAACCGATGAAATCCGTCCCTTGGTGATTGCCCATGCATCCGCCGCCGAGATCAAGAACCGGGCCCTGGAGCACTGCAACATGAAAACCCTGCGCGACGATGGCTGGGACAAGGTGCTGGCCGGCACGACGACCATCGATGAAATCCTCCGCGTCACCGAAGACGACGATTACGACGAAGAGTGA
- a CDS encoding carboxy terminal-processing peptidase codes for MRARTHLLVISLATLPMLGSCDLAKSELDTKKISRSVAYSLPVFHLNQLPMDTHISTNAFNLFINSLDPAHSYFLQSDIKKFEKDSKNLHKLLRKGDIEFAHEVFNTLMDRLENRMAFTETQLEKGFDVETDETFLWDRKDAPWPKNEAEWDNLWRKRLKNEYVARLVSKQIYPSNTNTVAYIDGQSPSPQFTASTITLANRSVPATADPLLATPATPATPIDPNAMCEVATNLTAVTEPSTNATVVAGYVEAEEDDKLSPEEFILERYKQFQLTMESFDEEMLLQRYLSSFSLVYDPHSDYMSPSSVEDFDINMKLSLVGIGAMLRPDDGSAKIIRLIPGGPAERDGRLKAGDKIVAVAQGKEEPVSILHWPLYKAVRLIRGEKDTTVVLTVIPASDRSGTRTKKIDLVRDEVKLEEQAAKGEVKTLKTDDGQERKFGVITLPDFYADFQATSKNQKDARRASTDVRRLINELTLEGIEGMVLDLRNNGGGSLVEAIETAGLFISSGPIVQVKERNGIQVLPDADPDINYDGPMIVLVNRLSASASEILAAALQDYKRAIIVGDKQTHGKGSVQTLMTLGDRRGSLKLTTAGFYRINGGSTQLKGVTPDIIIPSYLDVMDVGEDSLEHALPWDTIRPAMYRPHNGLSKLVPALADQSRERIDNDDEFKAFLAKRERLKERYETKIVSLSLENRLAEAEAEKELDDIQSGAFLDDEGEEDEKSDIILDETLNILSDLVDMDTMAQNTELIAPNLSGN; via the coding sequence ATGAGAGCCAGAACCCATTTATTGGTTATTTCACTCGCGACACTCCCGATGCTGGGAAGTTGCGATCTCGCAAAAAGCGAACTGGATACGAAGAAAATCAGCCGTTCCGTGGCCTATTCGCTCCCGGTTTTCCATCTGAACCAGTTGCCGATGGATACGCACATCTCCACCAACGCGTTCAACCTGTTCATCAACTCGCTCGATCCCGCGCACAGCTATTTCCTGCAATCCGACATCAAGAAATTCGAGAAAGACTCGAAAAACCTCCACAAGCTCCTGCGCAAAGGGGACATCGAGTTCGCCCACGAGGTCTTCAACACCCTGATGGACCGGCTGGAAAACCGCATGGCCTTCACCGAGACCCAACTGGAGAAGGGATTCGATGTCGAAACCGACGAAACCTTCCTGTGGGATCGCAAGGATGCCCCTTGGCCCAAGAACGAGGCCGAATGGGACAACCTCTGGCGCAAACGCCTGAAAAACGAATATGTGGCCCGGCTCGTCTCCAAGCAGATTTATCCCAGCAACACCAATACCGTTGCATACATTGACGGCCAGAGTCCCTCTCCCCAATTCACTGCGTCCACCATTACTTTGGCCAATCGCTCCGTCCCGGCCACTGCTGACCCTCTCTTGGCCACTCCCGCCACCCCGGCCACCCCTATCGATCCCAATGCCATGTGCGAGGTCGCCACCAACCTAACCGCCGTAACGGAACCCAGCACCAACGCGACAGTAGTAGCGGGATACGTTGAGGCGGAAGAGGACGATAAGCTTTCGCCCGAGGAATTCATCCTGGAGCGCTACAAACAATTCCAACTGACCATGGAATCGTTCGACGAGGAGATGCTGCTCCAGCGCTACCTCTCCTCCTTCTCGCTCGTCTACGACCCGCACTCCGACTACATGTCGCCCAGCAGCGTCGAGGATTTCGACATCAACATGAAGCTCTCGCTGGTGGGCATCGGCGCCATGCTGCGGCCGGACGACGGCTCCGCCAAGATTATCCGCCTGATCCCCGGCGGCCCCGCCGAGCGCGACGGACGCCTCAAGGCCGGCGACAAGATCGTGGCCGTGGCCCAGGGCAAGGAGGAACCGGTGAGCATCCTGCATTGGCCGCTCTATAAAGCCGTCCGCCTCATCCGCGGCGAAAAAGACACCACCGTCGTGCTGACCGTCATCCCGGCATCCGACCGCTCCGGAACCCGCACCAAGAAAATCGACCTCGTGCGCGACGAAGTGAAGCTTGAGGAACAGGCCGCCAAGGGCGAAGTCAAAACCCTGAAGACCGACGATGGCCAGGAGCGCAAGTTCGGCGTCATCACCCTCCCCGACTTCTATGCCGACTTCCAGGCCACCAGCAAAAACCAGAAGGATGCGCGCCGCGCCTCCACCGACGTCCGCAGGCTGATCAACGAACTCACCCTCGAAGGCATCGAAGGCATGGTGCTCGACCTGCGCAACAATGGCGGCGGCTCGCTGGTCGAGGCCATCGAAACCGCCGGCCTCTTCATCTCTTCCGGCCCCATCGTCCAGGTCAAGGAACGCAACGGCATCCAGGTGCTGCCCGACGCCGACCCGGACATCAACTACGACGGCCCCATGATCGTGCTCGTCAACCGCCTCAGCGCATCGGCCTCCGAAATTCTCGCGGCCGCCTTGCAGGACTACAAGCGCGCCATCATTGTCGGCGACAAGCAGACCCACGGCAAGGGCTCGGTGCAGACCCTGATGACCCTCGGCGACCGCAGGGGCTCGCTCAAGCTGACCACCGCCGGCTTCTACCGCATCAACGGCGGCTCCACCCAGCTCAAGGGCGTCACGCCCGACATCATCATCCCCTCCTACCTCGACGTCATGGATGTCGGCGAGGATTCGCTTGAGCATGCGTTGCCGTGGGACACCATCCGCCCGGCGATGTACCGCCCGCACAACGGGCTTTCCAAGCTGGTGCCCGCCCTGGCCGACCAATCGCGCGAGCGCATCGACAACGACGACGAATTCAAAGCCTTCCTCGCCAAGCGCGAGCGGCTCAAGGAGCGCTACGAAACCAAGATCGTTTCCCTCTCCCTCGAAAACCGTCTCGCCGAAGCCGAGGCCGAAAAGGAACTCGACGACATCCAAAGCGGCGCCTTCCTCGACGATGAGGGGGAAGAGGATGAAAAGTCCGACATCATACTCGACGAAACCCTCAACATTCTTTCCGACCTGGTCGACATGGATACGATGGCCCAGAACACCGAACTCATCGCGCCCAACCTCAGCGGGAACTAG
- the pgi gene encoding glucose-6-phosphate isomerase — MTTKLTERSEWKALESHCSEIKDAHMRDLFADASRAARFTLKAEDLLLDYSKNRITAETMGKLVALAESADLKKWIEAMFTGEKINATEDRAVLHVALRAPKDAVIEVDGENVVPAVHAVLDQMAACSGQIRSGEWKGHTGKPIRNIVNIGIGGSDLGPVMAYEALKPYSQRDLNIVFVSNVDGTHIAEALQGLDAEETLFIVASKTFTTQETMTNAHSARSWCLDALKDEAAIAKHFVALSTNADAVSEFGIDTANMFAFWDWVGGRYSLTSAIGLPLMIAIGADNYTELLAGYHKMDVHFRTAPFAENMPVILALLGIWYNNFFGADSQAILPYDQYMSRFAAYFQQGDMESNGKYISRSGEKVEWQTGPIIWGEPGTNGQHAFYQLIHQGTKLIPCDFIGFCKSQNPIGDHHVKLMANFFAQTQALAFGKTAESLEAEGVPAELIPHKTFEGNRPTNSIMAEKLTPSVLGQLVALYEHKIFVQGIIWDIYSFDQWGVELGKILAKAILPELEAESALAHDASTNALIEYFRANK, encoded by the coding sequence ATGACCACCAAATTGACCGAACGTTCAGAATGGAAAGCCCTCGAAAGCCATTGTTCCGAAATCAAGGACGCACACATGCGCGATTTGTTCGCGGATGCTTCCCGCGCCGCGCGGTTCACCCTTAAGGCCGAAGACCTCCTGCTCGACTATTCCAAGAACCGCATCACCGCCGAAACCATGGGCAAGCTCGTTGCGCTCGCCGAGTCCGCCGACCTCAAGAAGTGGATCGAAGCCATGTTCACCGGCGAAAAGATCAACGCCACCGAAGACCGCGCCGTGTTGCACGTTGCCCTGCGCGCCCCGAAAGACGCCGTGATCGAGGTCGATGGCGAAAACGTCGTCCCCGCCGTCCACGCCGTACTCGACCAAATGGCCGCCTGTTCCGGCCAGATTCGTTCCGGCGAGTGGAAAGGCCACACCGGCAAGCCGATCAGGAATATCGTCAACATCGGCATTGGCGGATCCGATCTCGGCCCCGTCATGGCCTACGAAGCGCTCAAGCCCTACTCCCAGCGCGACCTGAACATTGTATTCGTCTCCAACGTCGACGGCACCCACATTGCCGAAGCGCTGCAGGGCCTGGATGCCGAGGAAACCCTCTTCATCGTCGCCTCCAAGACCTTCACCACGCAGGAAACCATGACCAACGCGCACTCCGCCCGTTCCTGGTGCCTCGATGCGCTGAAGGACGAAGCGGCCATCGCCAAACATTTCGTGGCGCTCTCCACCAACGCCGACGCGGTTTCCGAATTCGGTATCGATACCGCCAACATGTTCGCCTTCTGGGACTGGGTCGGCGGCCGCTACTCGCTCACCTCCGCCATCGGCCTGCCGCTGATGATCGCCATCGGCGCCGACAACTACACCGAGCTGCTCGCCGGCTACCACAAGATGGATGTCCACTTCCGCACCGCGCCGTTCGCCGAAAACATGCCGGTGATCCTCGCGCTGCTCGGCATTTGGTACAACAACTTCTTCGGGGCCGACTCGCAGGCGATCCTGCCGTACGACCAATACATGTCCCGTTTCGCGGCCTACTTCCAGCAGGGCGACATGGAGAGCAACGGCAAATACATCAGCCGCTCCGGCGAAAAGGTCGAATGGCAGACCGGGCCAATCATCTGGGGCGAACCCGGCACCAACGGCCAGCACGCCTTCTACCAGCTCATCCACCAGGGCACCAAGCTCATCCCGTGCGACTTCATCGGCTTCTGCAAATCGCAGAATCCCATCGGCGACCACCATGTTAAGCTGATGGCCAACTTTTTTGCGCAGACCCAGGCTCTCGCCTTCGGCAAGACTGCGGAATCGCTGGAGGCCGAAGGCGTACCCGCCGAGCTGATCCCGCACAAAACCTTCGAAGGCAACCGCCCGACCAACAGCATCATGGCCGAAAAGCTAACCCCGTCCGTACTCGGCCAGCTGGTGGCCCTCTACGAACACAAGATCTTTGTGCAGGGCATCATTTGGGACATCTACTCCTTCGACCAGTGGGGCGTTGAACTCGGCAAGATCCTCGCCAAGGCCATCCTGCCCGAGCTCGAGGCCGAAAGCGCCCTCGCGCACGACGCCTCCACCAACGCGTTGATCGAATATTTCCGCGCAAACAAATAG
- a CDS encoding GDSL-type esterase/lipase family protein yields MKKTTLLALASLSVLTGAHAMPIKVACVGDSITYGARIENREENSYPKQLGNLLGEGYVVQNFGVSGSTLLKKGNRPYVQQKQYRDSLAFNPDIVIIKLGSNDSKPGNFDAHQDEFVPDAVALVKSYQALPSSPRVILCKPVMVTVKDKPITEKVVRQEVSPQIEKAAIQLGVELVDLHPLLRDRPEWLPDGIHPNAQGAKVLAEYLHRHLTTPRVKNVSMDYPKPQSTEYFHGYEVDNSHFEGIDCKIAKPRVPATGSPWIWRARFWGHEPQFDVAMLELGWHIIYCNVADLFGSPEAVERWNTCYRKTQQIGLNPKPVLEGMSRGGLIIHNWAVANPDKVAGIIADNAVLDFTSWPGGLGAGEGSAGNWKKCLAAYGLADDAAAKAYDRQPVHTVNQLAEAGIPLLYLVGLDDRVVPPEENSLKAAKALKGYPGLRIIEKPGMDHHPHALPNPSPIVDFALGTR; encoded by the coding sequence ATGAAAAAAACAACCCTCCTAGCCCTCGCTTCCCTGTCGGTCCTCACCGGGGCCCACGCAATGCCCATTAAAGTCGCCTGCGTCGGCGACTCCATCACGTATGGCGCCCGAATCGAAAACCGGGAGGAAAACTCCTACCCGAAACAACTCGGCAACCTGCTGGGCGAAGGCTATGTGGTGCAAAATTTCGGGGTCAGCGGATCCACCCTGCTTAAAAAGGGCAACCGCCCCTACGTTCAACAAAAGCAATACCGCGACTCGCTGGCCTTCAATCCCGACATCGTCATCATCAAACTCGGCTCCAACGATAGCAAACCCGGCAACTTCGACGCCCACCAGGACGAATTTGTCCCCGATGCCGTTGCACTGGTCAAATCCTACCAAGCCCTGCCATCCAGTCCGCGCGTCATCCTCTGCAAACCCGTGATGGTCACCGTCAAAGACAAACCGATCACCGAGAAGGTCGTCCGCCAAGAGGTGTCGCCACAGATTGAAAAAGCCGCCATTCAACTCGGCGTCGAACTGGTCGATCTCCACCCGCTCCTGCGCGACCGTCCCGAATGGTTGCCCGATGGGATCCACCCCAATGCCCAGGGAGCCAAAGTCCTGGCCGAATATCTCCACCGCCATCTGACCACGCCCCGCGTCAAAAACGTTTCCATGGACTATCCGAAGCCGCAATCAACAGAATACTTTCATGGCTACGAAGTCGACAACAGCCATTTCGAAGGCATCGACTGCAAGATCGCCAAACCACGGGTTCCGGCCACAGGATCGCCGTGGATCTGGCGCGCCCGCTTTTGGGGACATGAACCGCAGTTCGATGTCGCCATGCTCGAGCTCGGTTGGCACATCATCTACTGCAACGTCGCCGATCTGTTCGGCTCACCGGAAGCCGTCGAACGCTGGAACACCTGCTACCGGAAAACCCAACAGATCGGCTTGAATCCCAAACCCGTCCTGGAAGGCATGAGCCGCGGCGGATTGATTATCCACAACTGGGCGGTCGCCAACCCCGACAAGGTGGCCGGAATCATTGCCGACAACGCCGTACTGGATTTTACCAGCTGGCCCGGCGGCCTGGGCGCGGGCGAGGGAAGCGCGGGCAATTGGAAGAAATGCCTCGCGGCCTATGGATTGGCCGACGACGCGGCCGCCAAAGCCTACGACCGCCAACCGGTGCACACGGTCAACCAACTGGCGGAGGCAGGCATCCCCCTGCTCTACCTGGTCGGTCTGGACGACCGCGTGGTTCCGCCCGAAGAAAACAGCCTGAAAGCGGCGAAGGCGCTCAAGGGTTATCCCGGACTCCGGATCATTGAAAAGCCCGGCATGGACCACCATCCGCACGCGTTGCCGAACCCTTCCCCCATCGTCGACTTTGCGCTCGGCACCCGTTGA
- a CDS encoding Lrp/AsnC family transcriptional regulator, giving the protein MERQMQLDGTDWKIINILREAHVPNNAIAKALNLSEGAIRQRLKKLKDSGVMVVRGLINPDILEGQQIALIAVTVAESALLESKAAEIAELENVQSVNLTTGRYDLMVEILVDSNKGLVRFLTEQLSQVAGVSSTESFLVLKGYNKYI; this is encoded by the coding sequence ATGGAGCGGCAAATGCAACTGGATGGAACGGACTGGAAAATCATCAACATTCTACGGGAGGCCCATGTCCCCAACAACGCCATTGCCAAAGCGCTGAACCTGTCGGAAGGCGCCATACGGCAACGGCTGAAAAAGCTCAAGGACTCCGGCGTCATGGTGGTTCGCGGACTGATCAACCCCGACATCCTCGAAGGCCAGCAAATCGCACTGATCGCGGTGACCGTGGCCGAGTCGGCGCTGCTGGAAAGCAAGGCGGCCGAGATTGCCGAACTTGAAAACGTCCAATCGGTGAACCTTACCACCGGGCGCTACGACCTGATGGTCGAGATCCTGGTTGATTCCAACAAGGGCCTGGTGAGGTTTCTCACCGAACAGCTCTCCCAAGTGGCGGGCGTCTCTTCGACGGAAAGTTTCCTCGTCCTCAAAGGCTACAACAAATATATCTAG
- the ald gene encoding alanine dehydrogenase, whose protein sequence is MRIGVAKEIKKHEYRVGLTPANAKSYIRAGHEVSIEAGAGANAGFPDQAYLDCGAAIESDTQALFNNSDMIIKVKEPQACEYDLFHEDQILYTYLHLAADEAQTRALMERKIIAVAYETIEEADRHLPCLTPMSEIAGRLSVQEGAKYLEKPYGGRGVLLGGVPGVPRGKVAILGGGIVGSNAAKMAIGLGADVTVLDISAKRLAYLDDIFETRITTLYSNEENIELVLKESDLVIGGVLIPGAKAPHLVRKEHLKLMKPGAVIVDVAVDQGGCVETTHPTTHDDPIFEVEGIVHYCVANMPGAVALTSTLALTSATLPYGLALANQGAEEAVKSSAAISKGLNIYKGACTYAPVAKALGIDYTSVDELIH, encoded by the coding sequence ATGAGAATCGGAGTGGCGAAGGAGATCAAGAAACACGAGTATCGCGTTGGCCTCACACCGGCGAACGCGAAGTCGTATATCAGGGCGGGCCATGAAGTATCGATCGAGGCTGGCGCGGGCGCCAACGCGGGCTTTCCCGACCAGGCCTATCTGGACTGCGGCGCCGCCATTGAGTCCGACACCCAGGCGCTGTTCAACAACAGCGACATGATCATTAAGGTGAAAGAGCCGCAGGCCTGCGAGTATGACCTCTTCCATGAAGATCAAATCCTCTACACCTATCTCCACCTCGCCGCCGACGAGGCCCAAACCCGGGCGCTCATGGAACGGAAGATTATTGCCGTGGCCTACGAAACCATCGAGGAAGCCGACCGCCACCTCCCCTGCCTCACCCCCATGAGCGAAATCGCCGGACGCCTCTCCGTGCAGGAGGGCGCGAAATATCTCGAAAAGCCCTATGGCGGACGCGGCGTGCTGCTTGGCGGCGTGCCGGGCGTTCCCCGCGGCAAGGTGGCGATCCTCGGTGGCGGAATCGTGGGAAGCAACGCGGCCAAAATGGCGATCGGACTCGGGGCCGACGTGACCGTCCTCGACATCAGCGCCAAACGGCTGGCCTATCTCGACGACATCTTCGAAACCCGTATCACCACGCTCTACAGCAACGAGGAAAACATCGAGCTGGTGCTGAAGGAAAGCGATCTGGTAATCGGCGGTGTGTTGATCCCGGGGGCGAAGGCGCCGCACCTCGTCCGCAAGGAACATCTGAAACTGATGAAACCCGGAGCGGTCATCGTCGATGTCGCCGTGGACCAGGGCGGTTGCGTTGAAACCACCCACCCCACCACCCACGACGACCCCATCTTCGAAGTGGAGGGAATCGTCCACTACTGCGTGGCGAACATGCCCGGGGCGGTTGCACTAACCTCGACCCTCGCGCTGACCAGCGCAACGCTCCCCTACGGCTTGGCCCTCGCCAACCAGGGCGCGGAAGAAGCCGTTAAATCGTCCGCCGCAATCAGCAAGGGCCTGAATATTTACAAGGGCGCCTGCACCTACGCCCCGGTGGCCAAGGCCCTCGGCATCGACTACACGTCGGTGGATGAGCTGATACACTAA